A genomic segment from Gossypium hirsutum isolate 1008001.06 chromosome D04, Gossypium_hirsutum_v2.1, whole genome shotgun sequence encodes:
- the LOC107899215 gene encoding 60S ribosomal protein L21-1 isoform X1: protein MAPFIRACPTSSTMAAPVVSGTSPNVPSALKSTSRLQVGNRTIRKRIHVRVEHVQPSRCVEEFKLRKVKNDQLKAEAKAKGEVISTKRQPKGPKPGFMVEGATLETVTPIPYDVVNDLKGGY, encoded by the exons ATGGCGCCGTTCATAAGGGCATGCCCCACAAGTTCTACCATGGCCGCACCGGTCGTGTCTGGAACGTCACCAAACGTGCCATCGGCGTTGAAGTCAACAAGCAG GTTGCAGGTCGGTAATCGGACTATAAGGAAGAGGATTCACGTGCGAGTAGAGCACGTTCAGCCTTCAAGGTGCGTTGAGGAATTCAAGCTGAGGAAGGTGAAGAATGATCAACTCAAGGCAGAGGCTAAAGCAAAGGGCGAGGTCATTAGCACCAAGAGGCAGCCAAAAGGACCCAAACCTGGTTTCATGGTAGAGGGTGCTACTTTGGAAACTGTTACTCCCATACCATATGATGTCGTTAACGATCTCAAGGGTGGTTACTAG
- the LOC107899215 gene encoding 60S ribosomal protein L21-1 isoform X2 gives MPHKFYHGRTGRVWNVTKRAIGVEVNKQVGNRTIRKRIHVRVEHVQPSRCVEEFKLRKVKNDQLKAEAKAKGEVISTKRQPKGPKPGFMVEGATLETVTPIPYDVVNDLKGGY, from the exons ATGCCCCACAAGTTCTACCATGGCCGCACCGGTCGTGTCTGGAACGTCACCAAACGTGCCATCGGCGTTGAAGTCAACAAGCAG GTCGGTAATCGGACTATAAGGAAGAGGATTCACGTGCGAGTAGAGCACGTTCAGCCTTCAAGGTGCGTTGAGGAATTCAAGCTGAGGAAGGTGAAGAATGATCAACTCAAGGCAGAGGCTAAAGCAAAGGGCGAGGTCATTAGCACCAAGAGGCAGCCAAAAGGACCCAAACCTGGTTTCATGGTAGAGGGTGCTACTTTGGAAACTGTTACTCCCATACCATATGATGTCGTTAACGATCTCAAGGGTGGTTACTAG
- the LOC107899216 gene encoding putative defensin-like protein 119: MANLSFNIVTVLLCVFVVASMMGEAIGQEICHDVLAAPGDGKCDPQSCKDKCASKWNGAGFCVQFYANLHSCNCSWPCGGKE; this comes from the exons ATGGCTAACCTTTCTTTCAACATAGTCACTGTCCTCTTGTGTGTTTTCGTGG TTGCATCGATGATGGGTGAAGCAATAGGACAAGAGATTTGCCATGATGTTCTAGCTGCCCCCGGTGATGGAAAGTGTGACCCTCAAAGTTGCAAAGATAAGTGTGCTTCCAAATGGAATGGCGCCGGATTTTGTGTTCAATTCTATGCAAATCTTCATTCTTGTAATTGTTCTTGGCCTTGCGGCGGCAAGGAATGA